In one window of Maribacter sp. BPC-D8 DNA:
- a CDS encoding Crp/Fnr family transcriptional regulator: protein MEFRCENCIIRQFNSLRALSKDELKKVADSKTSKKIKKGEALFIEGQKLDGVFCVRDGVSKLSKLSSNGKEQIVKLTNRGEIMGQRSVIAEDFTNLSATAISDMEVCFIPKEVISNTLNTNPYFSLEVLRHMAHDLKEADDVIVNMSQKTVKQRLAEAFVYLKKNYGEDENGFLLLTLSRDDYANIVGAATESLIRMISEFKKKGLIKTEGKKIGIVEEEMLQELADGF from the coding sequence ATGGAATTTAGATGTGAAAATTGCATTATACGACAGTTTAATTCACTCCGTGCATTGAGCAAAGACGAATTAAAAAAAGTGGCAGACTCTAAAACCTCTAAGAAGATTAAAAAAGGAGAGGCATTATTTATAGAGGGGCAAAAGCTTGATGGTGTATTTTGTGTACGAGATGGCGTTTCTAAATTATCTAAATTAAGTAGCAATGGTAAAGAGCAAATTGTAAAATTGACCAATAGAGGCGAAATTATGGGGCAACGCTCAGTAATCGCTGAAGATTTTACCAATTTAAGTGCTACTGCCATTAGTGATATGGAAGTGTGTTTTATACCCAAAGAGGTCATATCAAATACCTTAAATACTAATCCCTATTTTTCTTTAGAAGTATTGCGACATATGGCGCATGATTTAAAAGAGGCAGATGATGTCATCGTAAATATGTCTCAAAAAACAGTGAAACAGCGTTTGGCTGAGGCATTTGTGTATTTGAAGAAAAACTATGGTGAAGATGAAAACGGATTTCTATTATTGACATTAAGTAGAGATGATTATGCAAATATTGTCGGTGCGGCAACGGAGTCTCTAATTCGTATGATTTCTGAGTTTAAGAAAAAAGGACTGATAAAGACAGAAGGTAAAAAAATTGGGATTGTAGAGGAGGAGATGTTGCAAGAATTAGCTGACGGATTTTAA
- a CDS encoding universal stress protein codes for MKNILIPTDFSLAAWNATQYALQLFAESECVFHFLNAYTPELHSNRLMAGRVTDAAKDYSAQATSEKGLKKTLQRIKKQYHNPLHKYKTISSFSMLIDEVKEVVEKQHIDFVIMSASGGADDESIFLGRNTVRILNHIDACPVMVIPPRAVFENLHSISVVSEFSHLFKSDELNPVVELARYFNSTVQIASMQNATPQITELQQINHEIIAEKLGSIYHNFYKLDTESSLTTTLKRYVDQTNCQLLVMSNNANSYLRNLCNDYIVGKSIFCCHVPMLSLQLIENNISISH; via the coding sequence ATGAAAAATATATTAATACCGACCGATTTTTCACTAGCTGCATGGAATGCTACACAGTATGCCTTGCAATTATTCGCAGAATCTGAATGTGTATTCCATTTTTTAAATGCCTACACTCCAGAATTACATAGTAACCGCTTAATGGCGGGTAGAGTTACAGACGCCGCTAAAGATTATTCTGCACAAGCAACTTCAGAGAAAGGATTGAAAAAGACCCTTCAGCGCATCAAAAAACAGTATCATAATCCGCTTCATAAGTATAAAACGATATCTAGCTTCTCAATGCTAATAGATGAGGTAAAAGAAGTCGTCGAAAAACAACACATCGATTTTGTAATAATGAGTGCCAGCGGTGGTGCAGATGATGAATCTATTTTCTTGGGAAGAAATACGGTAAGAATATTAAATCATATCGATGCATGTCCGGTAATGGTTATACCGCCAAGGGCAGTTTTTGAAAACTTACATTCCATTTCTGTCGTATCAGAATTCAGCCATTTATTTAAGAGTGATGAATTAAACCCAGTAGTAGAATTAGCGCGATATTTTAATAGTACAGTGCAAATTGCAAGTATGCAAAATGCTACGCCACAAATTACAGAATTACAACAGATAAATCATGAGATTATAGCTGAAAAACTAGGATCTATTTATCATAATTTCTACAAATTAGATACCGAAAGTTCCTTAACAACCACTTTAAAAAGGTATGTTGATCAAACTAATTGCCAGTTACTTGTTATGTCTAACAATGCAAATAGCTATTTAAGAAACTTGTGCAATGATTATATTGTTGGTAAATCGATTTTCTGCTGCCATGTGCCAATGTTATCATTACAATTAATTGAAAATAACATCAGTATCAGTCATTAA
- a CDS encoding cbb3-type cytochrome c oxidase N-terminal domain-containing protein, translating to MKNNTPWWLRITVAFFAVIVLMEVYIDSGDKPAFLAYPTLMFGFMALILLLLIAIAFIVQAIENVLYNTLDEEAKVRYLATKEEKWEWTWGKKMYDKMLGSKPMEAEGEIILDHNYDGIRELDNNLPPWWVYLFYASVVFAIVYMVRFHVYDDYTQDQEYEQEVAAAQLEIEEYKKTAKGLVDANTVELLTDASDISAGQGIFESNCVACHMADGGGGIGPNLTDHNWILGGGIKNVFHTISEGGRDGKGMIAWKQNLKPAEIAQVASYVLSFQGTTPANPKAAEGDIWVDPNTPAQETPAEATVPAVEIDSASVTMN from the coding sequence ATGAAAAACAATACACCCTGGTGGTTAAGAATAACAGTGGCCTTTTTCGCGGTCATTGTACTTATGGAAGTTTATATTGATAGCGGTGATAAACCAGCTTTTCTAGCCTACCCTACTTTGATGTTTGGCTTTATGGCACTTATACTATTACTATTAATAGCGATTGCCTTTATTGTACAAGCTATTGAAAATGTACTTTACAATACGCTTGACGAAGAAGCAAAAGTGCGCTATTTAGCTACTAAAGAAGAAAAATGGGAATGGACATGGGGTAAGAAAATGTACGACAAAATGTTGGGCAGTAAACCTATGGAAGCTGAAGGCGAAATTATACTTGACCATAATTATGATGGTATTCGTGAGTTAGATAATAATTTACCACCATGGTGGGTATACCTATTTTATGCATCTGTAGTTTTTGCTATAGTTTATATGGTACGTTTTCATGTGTATGATGATTATACCCAAGATCAAGAATACGAACAAGAAGTTGCTGCAGCACAATTAGAAATTGAAGAATACAAGAAAACTGCTAAAGGTCTTGTTGATGCCAATACCGTTGAATTATTAACCGATGCATCAGACATTAGTGCTGGTCAAGGTATATTCGAAAGTAACTGTGTTGCTTGCCATATGGCAGATGGTGGTGGTGGTATTGGACCGAACCTTACGGATCACAACTGGATTCTTGGTGGTGGTATCAAAAACGTTTTCCATACCATTTCTGAAGGTGGTCGTGACGGTAAAGGTATGATCGCTTGGAAACAGAACTTGAAGCCTGCAGAAATTGCACAAGTAGCTAGTTATGTATTAAGTTTTCAAGGTACTACACCTGCCAACCCGAAAGCTGCTGAAGGTGATATTTGGGTTGACCCGAATACGCCGGCACAAGAAACTCCTGCTGAAGCAACAGTACCTGCAGTAGAGATAGATTCTGCTTCGGTTACTATGAACTGA
- a CDS encoding CcoQ/FixQ family Cbb3-type cytochrome c oxidase assembly chaperone, giving the protein MFKFVKGYMETIEGVATYPMISLLIFFVFFTLLFWWVITASKSYIKEVSELPLEDDNQLNNQL; this is encoded by the coding sequence ATGTTCAAATTTGTAAAAGGTTACATGGAAACTATAGAGGGAGTAGCTACCTACCCCATGATATCATTACTTATCTTCTTTGTGTTTTTCACATTGTTATTTTGGTGGGTAATTACAGCCTCAAAATCATACATAAAAGAAGTTAGCGAATTGCCTTTAGAAGATGATAACCAACTAAACAACCAATTATGA
- a CDS encoding alpha/beta hydrolase family protein yields the protein MTSKTTLHIFSYFIILFGFISTISPAFAQDSNSTPDAVQMKTYNYADTLQLDFYSIPSKDMELKPTVVLVHGGGFTAGQRNGGDEKGLSTYLATKGFNVASINYRLSRKGKSFGCDCPTSIKIDTYVEAVADLSKAINYLTKDSLPFKADPAKIFLIGSSAGAETVLNFQFMRYDYRFKRLPYPNANVAGVVSLSGAVLDENYIDTTNKTPLLFFHGVKDSVVPYDTNPHRFCKPTDVGYLQINGPKAIAERLSEIDGSYKVYFNEEGGHEWASLGFKFPELIYEFLADVLRGDATMKDFESITSPIASKK from the coding sequence ATGACCTCAAAAACAACATTGCATATATTTAGTTACTTCATCATATTATTTGGTTTCATTTCTACCATTAGCCCTGCATTTGCTCAAGACTCAAACTCCACACCGGATGCTGTACAAATGAAAACCTATAACTATGCCGATACCCTACAACTCGATTTTTATAGCATTCCGTCTAAAGACATGGAACTTAAACCCACAGTTGTTTTGGTGCATGGTGGTGGCTTTACTGCGGGACAACGTAATGGTGGTGACGAAAAAGGACTAAGTACTTACCTGGCGACCAAGGGCTTTAATGTGGCTTCTATTAATTACAGGCTGTCTAGAAAAGGTAAATCTTTTGGATGCGACTGCCCTACTTCTATAAAAATTGACACTTACGTCGAGGCGGTTGCCGATCTTTCTAAGGCTATTAATTACTTAACGAAAGATTCATTACCGTTTAAAGCTGATCCTGCAAAAATATTCTTGATCGGTAGTAGTGCCGGTGCCGAAACCGTTTTGAACTTTCAGTTTATGCGGTACGATTATCGTTTTAAAAGACTGCCCTACCCCAATGCCAATGTTGCCGGAGTAGTTAGTTTGTCTGGTGCTGTATTAGATGAAAATTATATTGATACTACGAATAAAACGCCACTATTATTTTTTCACGGAGTGAAAGATTCGGTTGTGCCTTATGATACGAATCCGCATCGGTTTTGTAAACCTACGGATGTTGGCTATTTACAAATCAACGGACCTAAAGCTATTGCCGAACGCCTTTCTGAGATTGATGGGAGTTATAAAGTGTATTTCAATGAAGAAGGCGGACACGAATGGGCGTCTCTCGGATTTAAATTTCCCGAATTGATTTATGAATTTTTAGCGGATGTATTACGTGGTGATGCTACTATGAAAGATTTTGAATCGATTACCTCACCCATAGCTAGTAAAAAATAG
- a CDS encoding VIT1/CCC1 transporter family protein, whose translation MQEEKHYGTRSNWLRAAVLGANDGILSTASLVIGVAAASTTREPIILAGVAGLVAGALSMAAGEYVSVSSQEDLEKADLAREMKELEEMPEEELKELALIYEERGLDSDLALQVATQLTAHDALSAHARDELGINDITQANPLLAALSSGASFVFGGLLPVLVAYFGPLEEMEYVQYGFAVLFLAVLGAIAAKAGGSNILIAVLRISFWGTVAMVITALIGHLFGVNVA comes from the coding sequence ATGCAAGAAGAAAAGCACTATGGTACACGAAGTAATTGGTTGCGAGCAGCAGTGCTTGGTGCCAATGATGGTATTTTGTCTACAGCAAGTTTGGTCATCGGTGTTGCTGCGGCAAGTACAACTAGAGAGCCTATTATTTTAGCCGGCGTAGCAGGTTTGGTGGCAGGTGCCTTGTCAATGGCGGCAGGGGAGTATGTATCTGTAAGTTCGCAAGAAGATCTAGAAAAAGCCGATTTAGCTCGCGAAATGAAAGAGCTCGAAGAAATGCCCGAAGAAGAACTTAAAGAACTCGCTTTAATTTATGAAGAGCGCGGTTTAGATTCAGATTTGGCGTTACAAGTAGCAACACAATTAACCGCACATGATGCCTTGAGTGCACATGCCAGAGATGAGCTGGGTATAAATGATATTACACAGGCGAATCCGTTATTGGCGGCATTATCATCTGGCGCTTCCTTTGTTTTCGGCGGATTACTTCCTGTTCTAGTAGCGTATTTTGGTCCGCTTGAGGAGATGGAATATGTGCAATATGGTTTTGCAGTGCTGTTTCTAGCAGTGTTGGGTGCCATTGCAGCTAAAGCAGGAGGTTCAAATATTTTGATAGCCGTATTAAGAATTAGCTTTTGGGGAACCGTAGCCATGGTCATCACCGCATTGATCGGGCATTTGTTCGGGGTAAATGTGGCGTAG
- the rpiA gene encoding ribose-5-phosphate isomerase RpiA: MSAVNEKKVAALEAVKYIKSGMTVGLGTGSTAFYMIEAIGEMVKNGLELKAVATSDETEKLAKKLGIHVITLAEAKRLDVTIDGADEVDENFQLIKGGGGALLREKIVAHNSDMNIIIADSSKSVSKLGKFKLPIETIPFATQLIIKELEGMKLAPVQRMRGADDYKTDENNDIIDIDIWDTDIKLTDLEQQLKTIPGIVETGLFLTTTNLVIIGKGEEAIVKKR, encoded by the coding sequence GTGAGCGCGGTAAACGAGAAAAAAGTAGCAGCATTAGAAGCGGTAAAATATATAAAATCGGGTATGACCGTTGGTCTAGGCACTGGATCAACTGCATTTTATATGATCGAAGCTATTGGCGAAATGGTAAAGAACGGCTTAGAGCTTAAAGCAGTTGCAACTTCTGACGAAACTGAAAAATTAGCAAAGAAACTAGGTATACATGTGATTACACTTGCAGAAGCAAAAAGATTAGATGTTACCATAGATGGTGCTGATGAGGTCGATGAAAACTTTCAATTGATTAAAGGCGGAGGCGGAGCCTTACTACGTGAAAAGATAGTCGCCCATAATTCTGATATGAATATCATTATTGCCGATTCGTCTAAAAGTGTATCTAAACTAGGTAAGTTCAAACTGCCTATAGAAACAATACCCTTTGCAACGCAATTGATTATTAAAGAATTGGAGGGAATGAAATTGGCGCCAGTACAGCGAATGAGAGGTGCTGACGATTATAAAACAGACGAGAATAACGATATTATAGATATTGATATTTGGGATACCGATATAAAATTAACTGATCTAGAGCAGCAATTAAAAACAATACCAGGCATCGTAGAAACGGGATTGTTCTTGACCACTACCAATTTGGTTATTATAGGTAAAGGGGAAGAGGCTATTGTAAAGAAGCGATAA
- a CDS encoding heavy metal translocating P-type ATPase — protein MQATNCFHCGDPCDRQLITFDEKSFCCAGCKTVYEIFSTNDLSHYYDLQAAAGTTPKAIEGKYDFLDNEEIIAKLTEFNDGNIQIINLYIPTIHCSSCIWILENLNKLNKNVTNSQVDFPKKTIRITYKQEDFSLKELVLLLAKIGYEPYISLEDFEGKKKVSDKTLIYKLGVAGFAFGNVMFLSFPDYFDLGSSAASGGEYWLNQYQGLFRWMMFIFALPVVFYAGWDYFVSAFKGLRAKLLNIDVPIALGILVLFLRSTYDIAFDLGSGFFDSLTGLVFFLLLGKFFQQRTYSFLSFERDYKSYFPIAITKLNLKGKEETVPVQEIEKGDRILIRNEEMIPVDGTLVYGNAQIDYSFVSGESEPVSKNIGEQVFAGGKQLNGVIEMIALKSVSQSYLTQLWGNSIFKTDKVTAFQNLTDSIGKRFTIAVLSIAFAATAFWLFYDPSKAMNVFTAVLIIACPCAIALASPFTLGNMLRIFGKKKFYIKDTQTIERLAKIDTAIFDKTGTITTTQKSTAHYEGMPLTPDEESILKNTIRASNHPLSRSLYDLLKEQNIITLDEYEEHVGKGLESSKDDINMKIGSANFVGKGTSENLLDTSIYISSNNAYKGRYVFQNQYRDGLSSVFKEMSETLSLAILSGDNEGEKERLQGLLPKLTPLYFNQKPETKLEFIKSLQDQGKKVLMVGDGLNDAGALAQSNVGIAISENINVFSPACDAILDASKFQQLYSYILASKKAMRIIKMSFMLSLLYNCIGLYFAITGQLEPVIAAILMPLSSISIVIFTTVMTNLIGRKLP, from the coding sequence ATGCAGGCAACTAATTGTTTTCATTGTGGTGACCCTTGTGATAGGCAACTTATAACATTTGATGAAAAATCATTTTGTTGTGCCGGTTGTAAAACCGTTTATGAAATATTCTCAACAAACGATTTGTCTCATTATTATGATTTACAAGCCGCGGCAGGTACTACACCCAAAGCTATAGAAGGTAAATATGATTTTCTCGATAACGAAGAAATCATAGCGAAACTAACAGAATTTAATGATGGTAACATTCAGATCATCAACCTATATATACCTACTATTCATTGTAGTTCTTGTATTTGGATTCTAGAGAATTTGAACAAGCTCAATAAGAACGTTACGAATTCTCAAGTAGATTTCCCCAAGAAAACAATTCGTATTACCTACAAACAAGAGGATTTCAGCTTAAAAGAGCTCGTCTTACTTCTAGCTAAAATAGGATATGAACCTTATATTTCTTTAGAAGATTTTGAAGGCAAGAAGAAGGTTTCTGATAAAACGCTTATTTACAAATTAGGTGTTGCCGGTTTTGCATTCGGTAATGTAATGTTTCTTTCTTTTCCTGATTATTTCGATTTAGGTTCTAGTGCAGCTTCTGGTGGTGAATATTGGCTTAACCAATATCAAGGCTTATTTCGATGGATGATGTTCATCTTCGCTTTACCTGTAGTTTTTTATGCTGGATGGGATTATTTTGTATCTGCATTTAAAGGACTAAGAGCTAAACTTTTAAATATTGATGTACCCATTGCGCTTGGTATTCTTGTTTTATTTTTAAGAAGTACCTATGATATTGCCTTTGATTTAGGTAGCGGATTTTTCGATTCTCTTACCGGACTCGTATTTTTTCTATTACTAGGTAAATTCTTTCAACAAAGAACATATAGCTTTTTATCGTTTGAGCGCGATTACAAATCATACTTCCCTATTGCCATCACCAAACTGAACTTAAAAGGTAAAGAAGAAACCGTGCCTGTTCAAGAAATTGAAAAAGGAGATCGTATATTGATCCGTAACGAAGAAATGATCCCTGTAGATGGTACTCTCGTTTACGGAAATGCACAAATTGACTACAGTTTTGTTTCGGGGGAATCTGAACCCGTTTCTAAAAATATCGGTGAACAGGTTTTTGCCGGCGGAAAGCAACTCAACGGTGTCATTGAAATGATTGCCTTAAAATCGGTATCGCAGAGTTATTTGACACAACTGTGGGGAAATTCCATTTTTAAGACAGACAAAGTAACCGCCTTTCAAAACCTTACCGATAGTATCGGCAAACGCTTTACCATTGCCGTACTTTCTATTGCATTTGCTGCTACTGCTTTTTGGTTGTTCTACGACCCATCTAAAGCCATGAATGTTTTTACGGCGGTATTGATTATCGCTTGTCCGTGTGCCATAGCATTAGCTTCACCATTTACCCTAGGCAATATGCTACGTATTTTTGGCAAGAAGAAATTCTATATTAAAGACACGCAAACCATCGAGCGCTTAGCAAAAATAGATACTGCTATTTTTGATAAAACCGGCACCATTACAACTACGCAAAAAAGCACGGCACATTACGAAGGTATGCCTTTAACTCCCGATGAAGAATCGATACTCAAGAATACGATTAGAGCTTCTAATCACCCTTTAAGCAGATCTTTATATGATCTACTTAAAGAACAGAATATCATTACCTTAGATGAGTACGAAGAGCATGTTGGTAAAGGACTAGAAAGTTCTAAAGACGATATAAATATGAAGATTGGTTCTGCCAATTTTGTAGGCAAAGGCACCTCAGAGAATTTGCTTGACACTTCTATTTATATCAGCTCAAATAATGCTTACAAAGGCAGATATGTTTTTCAAAATCAATATCGTGACGGACTCTCATCTGTTTTCAAAGAAATGTCTGAAACGCTAAGTTTGGCGATACTTTCTGGTGATAATGAAGGAGAAAAAGAGCGATTACAGGGGTTATTGCCAAAACTGACTCCGCTGTACTTCAATCAGAAACCGGAAACAAAGCTAGAGTTCATAAAATCGCTACAAGATCAAGGTAAGAAAGTGTTGATGGTAGGCGACGGATTAAATGATGCCGGTGCGCTTGCACAAAGTAATGTAGGTATTGCTATATCTGAAAATATCAATGTCTTCTCCCCTGCTTGTGATGCCATCTTAGATGCTTCTAAATTTCAACAATTGTACAGCTATATTCTCGCATCTAAAAAGGCGATGCGCATTATTAAAATGAGCTTTATGTTATCGCTACTCTATAATTGTATAGGACTTTATTTTGCCATTACAGGGCAGCTAGAGCCTGTTATCGCTGCAATTCTAATGCCCTTAAGCTCTATTAGTATTGTTATTTTTACAACGGTAATGACGAACCTTATTGGCAGAAAACTTCCATAA
- the ccoS gene encoding cbb3-type cytochrome oxidase assembly protein CcoS — MSVIYILLAISLVVAIIFFVAFIVSVKQGQYEDSYTPSVRMLFEDELVKPKKTDIKDFKQEKIQLNKQV; from the coding sequence ATGAGTGTTATATATATTTTATTGGCGATAAGCCTTGTAGTGGCAATTATCTTTTTTGTCGCTTTTATTGTATCTGTCAAACAGGGGCAATACGAAGATTCATACACTCCTTCCGTTCGAATGCTTTTTGAAGATGAATTGGTCAAACCAAAAAAGACCGACATCAAAGATTTTAAACAAGAGAAAATCCAACTAAATAAACAAGTATAA
- the ccoN gene encoding cytochrome-c oxidase, cbb3-type subunit I, whose protein sequence is MEVQQFYYDNKIVKNFLYATMFWGIVGMSVGLLLAFMFIFPNVTDGISWLSFGRLRPLHTNAVIFAFVGNAIYAGVYYSTQRLLKARMYSDFLSKFNFWGWQAIIVAAAITLPLGYSSSKEYAELEWPIDLAIAVVWVAFGANLIGTMIKRRQRHLYVAIWFYLATFVTVAVLHIFNSLELPVSAFKSYSVYAGVQDALVQWWYGHNAVAFFLTTPFLGLMYYFVPKAANRPVYSYRLSIVHFWSLIFIYIWAGPHHLLYSALPDWAQNLGVAFSIMLLAPSWGGMINGLLTLRGAWDKVRTDPVLKFMVVAITGYGMATFEGPLLSLKNVNAIAHFSDWIIAHVHVGALAWNGFLTFGMIYWLVPKMTKNKLFSVSLANFHFWIGTLGIILYTLPMYVAGFTQALMWKEFNPDGTLVYGNFLETVNEIMPMYWMRAIGGSLYIVGAMVMIYNVVRTIKAGSTIEDELAEAAALTVVSKRRTAGETFHTWLERKPIQLTILATVAILIGGIIQIIPTILVKSNIPTITSVKPYTPLELEGRDLYIREGCVGCHSQMVRPFRSEVERYGEYAKAGEFVYDHPFLWGSKRTGPDLLRIGGKYSDNWHLNHMYDPQSTSSGSIMPSYSWLVRDKHDRGNIQTKMEAMVTLGVPYTEDEIANADALMDAQAEKIEKNLYSDPDFANSYEADKKYAAENGEEFIEMRDREIVSLIAYLQRLGTDIKVKETGEILSDK, encoded by the coding sequence ATGGAAGTACAGCAGTTTTATTACGATAACAAAATCGTGAAAAATTTCCTTTATGCAACCATGTTCTGGGGTATAGTGGGTATGTCTGTAGGGTTATTATTAGCCTTTATGTTCATATTCCCTAACGTAACCGATGGAATATCATGGTTAAGTTTTGGTCGCTTACGCCCGTTGCACACCAACGCGGTAATTTTTGCATTTGTAGGAAATGCAATTTATGCAGGGGTCTACTACTCTACCCAACGTCTATTAAAGGCGCGTATGTACAGTGACTTTTTAAGTAAGTTTAACTTTTGGGGTTGGCAGGCAATTATTGTTGCCGCAGCTATTACGTTACCCCTTGGTTATTCGAGCTCTAAAGAATACGCTGAACTTGAATGGCCTATAGATTTAGCCATTGCTGTTGTTTGGGTGGCATTTGGTGCAAACCTTATTGGTACCATGATAAAAAGAAGACAACGTCACCTTTACGTAGCTATCTGGTTTTATCTGGCAACTTTTGTTACGGTTGCAGTACTTCATATTTTCAATAGTTTAGAATTACCTGTTAGTGCTTTTAAAAGTTACTCCGTTTATGCCGGTGTACAAGATGCATTGGTACAATGGTGGTACGGTCATAATGCTGTTGCATTTTTCTTGACTACTCCGTTCTTAGGTCTTATGTACTATTTTGTACCTAAAGCAGCAAACAGACCTGTATACTCATACAGACTATCTATCGTTCACTTCTGGTCATTGATTTTCATATATATCTGGGCAGGTCCGCACCACTTATTATATTCTGCTTTGCCAGATTGGGCACAGAATTTAGGGGTAGCCTTCTCTATTATGTTACTAGCTCCATCTTGGGGTGGTATGATCAACGGACTTTTAACACTTCGTGGTGCTTGGGATAAAGTTCGTACCGATCCTGTTTTAAAATTTATGGTGGTTGCAATTACCGGTTATGGTATGGCAACTTTCGAAGGACCTTTACTTTCTCTTAAAAATGTAAATGCAATTGCTCACTTTAGTGACTGGATTATTGCTCACGTTCACGTAGGTGCATTAGCTTGGAACGGATTCTTGACCTTTGGTATGATTTATTGGTTGGTACCAAAAATGACCAAGAATAAACTATTCTCTGTCAGCCTTGCAAACTTCCACTTCTGGATCGGTACTTTAGGTATCATTCTTTACACTTTACCAATGTACGTTGCTGGTTTTACCCAAGCGTTAATGTGGAAAGAATTTAACCCTGACGGAACTTTAGTTTACGGTAACTTCTTAGAAACAGTAAACGAAATCATGCCAATGTATTGGATGCGTGCCATTGGTGGTAGCCTTTATATTGTTGGTGCTATGGTAATGATTTACAATGTAGTTCGCACCATTAAAGCTGGTAGTACTATAGAAGATGAATTGGCAGAAGCTGCTGCACTTACTGTAGTATCTAAACGTAGAACTGCAGGTGAAACTTTTCATACTTGGTTAGAGCGTAAGCCTATTCAATTAACCATTTTAGCTACTGTTGCTATCCTTATTGGTGGTATTATACAAATCATACCTACCATATTGGTGAAATCTAACATACCTACTATTACCAGTGTAAAACCATATACGCCTTTAGAATTAGAAGGTCGTGATTTATACATTCGTGAAGGGTGTGTGGGTTGTCACTCTCAAATGGTTCGTCCGTTTAGAAGTGAGGTAGAACGTTATGGTGAATATGCCAAAGCAGGTGAATTTGTTTACGATCACCCATTCCTTTGGGGTAGTAAGCGTACTGGTCCAGATTTACTACGTATTGGTGGTAAATATTCTGATAACTGGCACTTAAACCACATGTACGATCCTCAAAGCACCTCTTCAGGTTCTATAATGCCTTCATACTCTTGGTTAGTGCGTGATAAACATGACAGAGGTAACATACAAACTAAAATGGAAGCTATGGTAACCTTAGGTGTTCCTTACACCGAAGACGAAATTGCCAATGCAGATGCTTTAATGGATGCACAGGCCGAGAAAATCGAGAAGAACTTATACAGTGATCCTGATTTTGCAAACTCTTATGAGGCTGATAAAAAGTATGCTGCTGAAAATGGTGAAGAATTCATAGAAATGAGAGACCGTGAAATTGTATCCTTAATTGCTTACCTACAACGATTAGGTACTGACATCAAGGTCAAAGAAACTGGAGAAATATTATCTGATAAATAA